A single genomic interval of Seriola aureovittata isolate HTS-2021-v1 ecotype China chromosome 10, ASM2101889v1, whole genome shotgun sequence harbors:
- the golt1bb gene encoding golgi transport 1Bb, with product MISLTDSQKIGMGLTGFGVFFLFFGMMLFFDKALLAIGNILFVSGLSFVIGLERTFRFFFQKHKVKATSFFLGGVFVVLIGWPIIGVVLEIYGFFLLFRGFFPVAVGFIRRVPVLGSLLSLPGISTLVDKIGESNTMV from the exons ATGATCTCACTCACGGATTCACAAA AAATTGGGATGGGGCTGACAGGGTTCGGcgtgtttttcctcttttttggaATGATGCTGTTTTTCGATAAAGCACTACTCGCCATTGGAAAT ATTCTGTTTGTCTCCGGTCTGTCCTTTGTCATCGGCCTGGAGCGTACgttcagatttttcttccagaaacacaaagtaaaagcCACCAGTTTCTTCCTGGGGGGagtttttgtggttttgattgGCTGGCCGATCATTGGAGTCGTTCTGGAGATCTACGGTTTCTTCCTCTTATTCAG GGGATTCTTCCCAGTGGCAGTCGGCTTCATCAGACGAGTACCTGTGCTCGGGTCTTTGCTCAGTTTACCAGGGATCAGCACT ctGGTGGACAAAATTGGCGAGAGCAACACTATGGTATAA
- the slc35b4 gene encoding UDP-xylose and UDP-N-acetylglucosamine transporter, whose translation MGTVFAIFLVFVGCCSNVVSLELLVREFPGCGNIVTFAQFVFIALEGFIFETNFGRKKPAIPISNYVIMVTMFFTVSVINNYALNFNIAMPLHMIFRSGSLIANMILGIIILKKRYSASKYLSIALVSAGIFICTIMSAKQVNVANDGSEEQGFYTFMHWLMGIAMLTFALLMSARMGIFQEMLYKTYGKHSKEALFYNHCLPLPGFLLFSTDIYKHCVLFSQSTPVVVPVVGVTMPIMWLYLLINIITQYVCIRGVFILTTECASLTVTLVVTLRKFLSLIFSILYFQNPFTTWHWVGTAVVFLGTLLYTEVWSSVRTALRGPVVKDKKAE comes from the exons ATGGGGAcagtttttgccatttttcttgtttttgtcgGATGTTGTAGCAATGTGGTGTCTCTGGAGCTGCTTGTAAG AGAGTTTCCAGGATGCGGCAACATCGTCACCTTCGCTCAGTTTGTATTCATCGCATTAGAGGGATTCATCTTTGAAACAAACTTTGGGAGGAAGAAACCAGCAATCCCTATCAG TAACTATGTGATCATGGTGACGATGTTCTTCACAGTCAGTGTGATCAACAATTACGCTCTCAACTTCAACATCGCCATGCCGCTGCACATGATCTTCAGATCG GGATCACTAATCGCTAACATGATCCTGGGAATAATCATCCTGAAGAAAAG GTACTCAGCCAGTAAATATCTGTCTATAGCTTTAGTGTCAGCTGGTATCTTCATCTGCACCATCATGTCTGCCAAACAAGTG AATGTGGCAAATGATGGATCAGAAGAACAAGGATTTTATACTTTCATGCATTGGCTTATGG gTATCGCCATGTTGACCTTTGCTCTGCTGATGTCTGCGAGGATGGGCATTTTCCAGGAGATGCTGTACAAGACTTATGGAAAACACTCCAAAGAGGCTCTCTTCTATAAT CACTGCCTGCCTCTGCCGGGCTTCCTGCTTTTCTCCACAGACATCTACAAACACTGTGTCCTCTTCAGTCAGAGCA ctccTGTAGTCGTTCCTGTGGTTGGAGTCACCATGCCGATAATGTGGCTTTACCTGCTGATCAACATCATCACACA GTACGTGTGCATCCGTGGTGTTTTCATTCTGACCACAGAGTGCGCCTCGCTGACCGTCACTCTGGTAGTGACGCTGAGAAAGTTCCTCAGCCTCATCTTCTCCATCCTTTACTTCCAAAACCCCTTCACTACCTGGCACTGGGTGGGCACGGCTGTGGTCTTCCTGGGCACTCTGCTGTACACGGAGGTGTGGAGCAGCGTTCGGACAGCTCTGCGTGGACCTGTCGTCAAGGACAAGAAGGCAGAGTGA
- the LOC130176289 gene encoding uncharacterized protein LOC130176289 isoform X2: protein MGGNSPSHLSYEDDGEGGRVTFVKGIRLSDKVIKRMRQPSQVVRPQPSQNGGPPSHSPENQTPAPVPAPSVEHLLPLLTPPPDPFILPPPPSPQEAPSTPPSVQPAPPPVKLVPPPPVKFHSLPPTSVEPEASPPSPPPPAVEPVVLPSPEPFVLPPPAEPCPAAAAPCEPMKPAPPPPEPAAAAPSEPVKLAPPPPEPAAAAPSEPVKLAPPPAAAAPSEPMKPAPPPPEPAAAAPSEPVKLAPPPAAAAPCEPMKPAPPPPEPAAAAPSEPVKLAPPPPEPASAAPSEPMKPAPPPAAAAPSEPMKPAPPPPELASAAPSEPMKPAPPPTYVEAIIPAVPPVEVVQPPPTVEPPPVEPIIPPYPEDSAPVEAVVSPPQVEPVVPPAPVEEVPPAAPPAVDSPPPCELVPPPPEPVTAPSPAPELTFEEPCPPCHCVELAVVPADDPVSEPFVEPVAPPPSAPSPSDPSPAPEEFTLTLLLPPVVEDEVLAVASVPPPAAAALPISPEVVEEELRQKIKGEMQRSLEEEINLRRQELQRQLEEMRAQAQAEAKAAAQAQVDEQVKKTLEAEKAAHMEKLTDAIMKERMKTEDEKLMVQLYAYQLEEKEKELKKREVLYKKHVAKLETKCTEFYKGTAESFQKGKEETHNRFARVSIQPVCGDLQSQILKCYKENTGKTLSCSSIASAYMHCVDNAKKDKVSTGG from the exons ATGGGGGGAAACAGCCCGAGTCACCTCTCctatgaagatgatggtgaaggTGGAAGAGTTACTTTTGTGAAGGGCATTCGG CTGTCGGACAAAGTCATCAAACGGATGAGACAGCCCTCGCAGGTCGTCCGTCCTCAGCCCTCACAGAATGGAGGTCCTCCTTCACACTCCCCTGAAAACCAAACACCCGCTCCAGTCCCCGCCCCCTCTGTCGAACACCTGTTACCTCTCCTGACGCCTCCTCCTGATCCATTCATCCTGCCTCCACCCCCTTCTCCTCAGGAGGCCCCATCTACACCTCCATCAGTGCAACCTGCGCCTCCTCCTGTAAAACTGgtcccccctcctcctgtgaAGTTTCACTCCCTTCCTCCGACCTCTGTTGAGCCTGAAGCatctcctccatcaccacctcctcctgcagtgGAGCCAGTAGTCCTGCCTTCCCCTGAACCCTTCGTCCTTCCTCCACCTGCAGAGCCATgcccagcagctgcagccccATGTGAACCCATGAAACCGGCACCTCCACctcctgaacctgctgctgcagccccaTCTGAACCTGTGAAACTGGCACCTCCACctcctgaacctgctgctgcagccccaTCTGAACCTGTGAAACTGgcacctccacctgctgctgcagctccatctgAACCCATGAAACCGGCACCTCCACctcctgaacctgctgctgcagccccaTCTGAACCTGTGAAACTGgcacctccacctgctgctgcagccccaTGTGAACCCATGAAACCGGCACCTCCACctcctgaacctgctgctgcagccccaTCTGAACCTGTGAAACTGGCACCTCCACCTCCTGAACCTGCTTCTGCAGCTCCATCTGAACCCATGAAACCAgcacctccacctgctgctgcagccccaTCTGAACCCATGAAACCAGCACCTCCACCTCCTGAACTTGCTTCTGCAGCTCCATCTGAACCCATGAAACCAGCACCTCCACCCACCTATGTTGAAGCTATCATCCCTGCAGTCCCACCAGTGGAAGTGGTTCAACCTCCACCTACTGTTGAACCTCCACCAGTTGAACCAATAATCCCACCCTATCCTGAGGATTCAGCTCCAGTTGAAGCTGTAGTTTCGCCTCCTCAAGTGGAGCCTGTAGTCCCACCTGCTCCAGTTGAAGAGGTGCCTCCAGCTGCGCCTCCAGCTGTTGATTCGCCACCTCCATGTGAACTGGTTCCACCTCCTCCAGAGCCAGTGACAGCTCCCTCTCCTGCCCCAGAGCTCACGTTTGAAGAGCCCTGCCCACCTTGTCACTGTGTGGAGCTGGCCGTCGTACCCGCTGATGATCCTGTAAGTGAACCCTTCGTAGAGCCTGTAGCACCGCCTCCatctgctccttctccttctgaTCCATCTCCAGCTCCTGAAGAGTTCACCCTCACCCTGCTTCTGCCCCCTGTTGTTGAGGATGAAGTGCTCGCTGTCGCCTCAGTGCCCccacctgctgcagcag CCTTGCCCATCTCTCCTGAAGTGGTGGAGGAAGAGCTGAGGCAGAAGATCAAAGGCGAGATGCAGAGAAGTCTAGAGGAGGAGATCAACCTGAGGAGGCAGGAGCTGCAGCGACA GCTGGAGGAGATGAGGGCTCAGGCTCAGGCAGAGGCCAAGGCGGCAGCCCAGGCTCAGGTGGACGAGCAGGTGAAGAAGACGCTGGAGGCGGAGAAGGCGGCGCACATGGAGAAGCTGACAGACGCCATCATGAAGGAGCGTATGAAGACGGAGGATGAGAAGCTCATGGTGCAGCTTTAT GCTTATCAgttggaggagaaggagaaagagttAAAGAAACGAGAAGTTCTCTACAAGAAACATGTTGCAAAACTTGAAACAAAG TGTACCGAGTTTTACAAAGGGACTGCTGAGAGCTTCCAGAAGGGCAAAGAGGAGACTCACAACCGTTTTGC GCGTGTCAGTATCCAGCCAGTGTGTGGAGACCTGCAGAGTCAGATTTTAAAATGCTACAAGGAGAACACAGGGAAGACTCTGTCCTGCTCCAGTATTGCCTCGGCCTACATGCATTGTGTGGACAACGCCAAGAAA GATAAAGTGAGCACTGGAGGTTAA
- the LOC130176289 gene encoding uncharacterized protein LOC130176289 isoform X1 codes for MGGNSPSHLSYEDDGEGGRVTFVKGIRLSDKVIKRMRQPSQVVRPQPSQNGGPPSHSPENQTPAPVPAPSVEHLLPLLTPPPDPFILPPPPSPQEAPSTPPSVQPAPPPVKLVPPPPVKFHSLPPTSVEPEASPPSPPPPAVEPVVLPSPEPFVLPPPAEPCPAAAAPCEPMKPAPPPPEPAAAAPSEPVKLAPPPPEPAAAAPSEPVKLAPPPAAAAPSEPMKPAPPPPEPAAAAPSEPVKLAPPPAAAAPCEPMKPAPPPPEPAAAAPSEPVKLAPPPPEPASAAPSEPMKPAPPPAAAAPSEPMKPAPPPPELASAAPSEPMKPAPPPTYVEAIIPAVPPVEVVQPPPTVEPPPVEPIIPPYPEDSAPVEAVVSPPQVEPVVPPAPVEEVPPAAPPAVDSPPPCELVPPPPEPVTAPSPAPELTFEEPCPPCHCVELAVVPADDPVSEPFVEPVAPPPSAPSPSDPSPAPEEFTLTLLLPPVVEDEVLAVASVPPPAAAALPISPEVVEEELRQKIKGEMQRSLEEEINLRRQELQRQLEEMRAQAQAEAKAAAQAQVDEQVKKTLEAEKAAHMEKLTDAIMKERMKTEDEKLMVQLYWMELKAYQLEEKEKELKKREVLYKKHVAKLETKCTEFYKGTAESFQKGKEETHNRFARVSIQPVCGDLQSQILKCYKENTGKTLSCSSIASAYMHCVDNAKKDKVSTGG; via the exons ATGGGGGGAAACAGCCCGAGTCACCTCTCctatgaagatgatggtgaaggTGGAAGAGTTACTTTTGTGAAGGGCATTCGG CTGTCGGACAAAGTCATCAAACGGATGAGACAGCCCTCGCAGGTCGTCCGTCCTCAGCCCTCACAGAATGGAGGTCCTCCTTCACACTCCCCTGAAAACCAAACACCCGCTCCAGTCCCCGCCCCCTCTGTCGAACACCTGTTACCTCTCCTGACGCCTCCTCCTGATCCATTCATCCTGCCTCCACCCCCTTCTCCTCAGGAGGCCCCATCTACACCTCCATCAGTGCAACCTGCGCCTCCTCCTGTAAAACTGgtcccccctcctcctgtgaAGTTTCACTCCCTTCCTCCGACCTCTGTTGAGCCTGAAGCatctcctccatcaccacctcctcctgcagtgGAGCCAGTAGTCCTGCCTTCCCCTGAACCCTTCGTCCTTCCTCCACCTGCAGAGCCATgcccagcagctgcagccccATGTGAACCCATGAAACCGGCACCTCCACctcctgaacctgctgctgcagccccaTCTGAACCTGTGAAACTGGCACCTCCACctcctgaacctgctgctgcagccccaTCTGAACCTGTGAAACTGgcacctccacctgctgctgcagctccatctgAACCCATGAAACCGGCACCTCCACctcctgaacctgctgctgcagccccaTCTGAACCTGTGAAACTGgcacctccacctgctgctgcagccccaTGTGAACCCATGAAACCGGCACCTCCACctcctgaacctgctgctgcagccccaTCTGAACCTGTGAAACTGGCACCTCCACCTCCTGAACCTGCTTCTGCAGCTCCATCTGAACCCATGAAACCAgcacctccacctgctgctgcagccccaTCTGAACCCATGAAACCAGCACCTCCACCTCCTGAACTTGCTTCTGCAGCTCCATCTGAACCCATGAAACCAGCACCTCCACCCACCTATGTTGAAGCTATCATCCCTGCAGTCCCACCAGTGGAAGTGGTTCAACCTCCACCTACTGTTGAACCTCCACCAGTTGAACCAATAATCCCACCCTATCCTGAGGATTCAGCTCCAGTTGAAGCTGTAGTTTCGCCTCCTCAAGTGGAGCCTGTAGTCCCACCTGCTCCAGTTGAAGAGGTGCCTCCAGCTGCGCCTCCAGCTGTTGATTCGCCACCTCCATGTGAACTGGTTCCACCTCCTCCAGAGCCAGTGACAGCTCCCTCTCCTGCCCCAGAGCTCACGTTTGAAGAGCCCTGCCCACCTTGTCACTGTGTGGAGCTGGCCGTCGTACCCGCTGATGATCCTGTAAGTGAACCCTTCGTAGAGCCTGTAGCACCGCCTCCatctgctccttctccttctgaTCCATCTCCAGCTCCTGAAGAGTTCACCCTCACCCTGCTTCTGCCCCCTGTTGTTGAGGATGAAGTGCTCGCTGTCGCCTCAGTGCCCccacctgctgcagcag CCTTGCCCATCTCTCCTGAAGTGGTGGAGGAAGAGCTGAGGCAGAAGATCAAAGGCGAGATGCAGAGAAGTCTAGAGGAGGAGATCAACCTGAGGAGGCAGGAGCTGCAGCGACA GCTGGAGGAGATGAGGGCTCAGGCTCAGGCAGAGGCCAAGGCGGCAGCCCAGGCTCAGGTGGACGAGCAGGTGAAGAAGACGCTGGAGGCGGAGAAGGCGGCGCACATGGAGAAGCTGACAGACGCCATCATGAAGGAGCGTATGAAGACGGAGGATGAGAAGCTCATGGTGCAGCTTTAT TGGATGGAGCTGAAG GCTTATCAgttggaggagaaggagaaagagttAAAGAAACGAGAAGTTCTCTACAAGAAACATGTTGCAAAACTTGAAACAAAG TGTACCGAGTTTTACAAAGGGACTGCTGAGAGCTTCCAGAAGGGCAAAGAGGAGACTCACAACCGTTTTGC GCGTGTCAGTATCCAGCCAGTGTGTGGAGACCTGCAGAGTCAGATTTTAAAATGCTACAAGGAGAACACAGGGAAGACTCTGTCCTGCTCCAGTATTGCCTCGGCCTACATGCATTGTGTGGACAACGCCAAGAAA GATAAAGTGAGCACTGGAGGTTAA